From Gimesia panareensis, the proteins below share one genomic window:
- the istA gene encoding IS21 family transposase: protein MELWGEIRRRVLTGEISQRAARDEYGIHWDTLQKILTYSEPPGYRLTKPRPSKLEPFLPIIHEILQNDRSVHRKQRHTGKRIFERLRDEHGYSGGITIVREAIRDWKAQSREVFLPLRHPPGEAQVDFGFADVWLDGTLTKVALFVMTLPYSDAIFIQAFPRECTEAFLEGHKRAFEFLGGVPQRISYDNSKIAVASLVGNRERKVTTEFLRLKSHFLFDDHFCLVRRPNEKGHVERLLDYARSNFLVPVPRVASLETLNEQLVQCCRNDLQRQLRGQASPKQSLLAEEQREFLRPLPQQTFEACRLGQAHADSLSLVRFDTNSYSVPTKYAHRQITIVATITEVRLLFEETLIARHQRDWGREQTRFNPIHYLSLLERKPGGFDHARPLEDWDLPVCLGILRRRLEAELQSDGTREFIKVLRLLEHHPLSALKRAVEYALDIDATRASAIRLILEYQQESPLTLFSLEGRPHLKLVQVAQTDVSAYQSLLIGG, encoded by the coding sequence ATGGAGTTATGGGGTGAGATCCGTCGGCGTGTTCTGACCGGAGAAATCAGTCAACGTGCTGCTCGTGACGAGTACGGTATTCACTGGGACACGCTGCAAAAAATACTGACCTACTCGGAGCCGCCGGGATACCGGCTGACTAAGCCCCGGCCTTCCAAGCTGGAGCCGTTTCTGCCGATCATTCATGAGATTCTGCAGAACGACCGCAGCGTGCATCGCAAACAGCGCCATACGGGGAAGCGCATCTTCGAACGTCTGCGGGACGAACACGGGTATTCCGGTGGAATCACGATCGTCCGGGAAGCCATCCGTGACTGGAAAGCCCAGTCCCGCGAGGTTTTCCTGCCGCTCCGCCATCCCCCGGGCGAAGCCCAGGTGGACTTCGGCTTTGCCGATGTCTGGCTGGACGGAACACTGACCAAAGTCGCCCTGTTTGTGATGACGTTACCTTATTCGGACGCGATTTTTATCCAGGCCTTTCCCCGGGAATGTACGGAAGCCTTTCTGGAAGGACACAAGCGGGCCTTTGAATTTCTGGGCGGTGTACCGCAGCGGATCAGCTATGACAACTCGAAAATCGCAGTAGCCAGTCTGGTAGGGAACCGTGAGCGAAAAGTAACGACCGAGTTCCTGCGTCTGAAAAGCCACTTTCTGTTTGACGATCATTTCTGTCTGGTACGACGACCGAATGAGAAAGGCCATGTCGAGCGGTTGCTGGACTATGCCCGCAGCAACTTCCTGGTCCCCGTTCCCCGGGTTGCTTCCCTGGAGACTCTGAACGAGCAGTTAGTGCAATGCTGCCGGAACGATCTGCAGCGTCAGTTGCGGGGACAGGCTTCCCCCAAACAGAGCCTGCTGGCGGAAGAACAACGGGAATTCCTGCGGCCCCTGCCACAGCAGACGTTCGAAGCCTGCCGACTGGGACAGGCACACGCCGACTCCCTGTCGCTGGTCCGCTTTGATACCAACAGTTACTCGGTTCCCACAAAATACGCGCATCGTCAGATCACTATCGTGGCCACCATCACCGAAGTGCGGCTGTTGTTTGAAGAGACGTTAATCGCCCGGCACCAGCGGGACTGGGGACGGGAACAGACCCGTTTTAACCCGATTCATTACCTGAGTTTACTGGAACGGAAGCCGGGAGGCTTTGATCATGCCCGCCCCCTGGAAGACTGGGATCTGCCGGTCTGTCTGGGCATTCTCCGCCGTCGGCTGGAAGCCGAACTGCAGTCAGACGGCACGCGGGAGTTCATCAAGGTGCTGCGCCTGCTGGAACACCATCCGTTATCCGCACTGAAGCGTGCGGTGGAATACGCGCTGGACATTGATGCGACCCGCGCTTCTGCCATTCGCCTGATTCTGGAATACCAGCAGGAGTCACCGCTGACTCTGTTCAGCCTGGAAGGCCGTCCCCACCTGAAGCTGGTACAGGTGGCACAGACGGATGTT
- a CDS encoding IS256 family transposase, with the protein MAHQQQSNNILDAVQLLADHGFDEMSQALQILFNEAMKLERSEYLGAEPYQRSVTRRSYANGFQAEINSKVASESWNCRCPRHATATFIPLHWSAANGVERALKLAIAEMYVQGVSTRKVAKITTELCGFDVTSTQVSRAAKLLDEELETWRNRPLGQVEYLILDARYEKVRVEGSVRDCAVLIAIGVLASGHRSVLGVSVSLSEAEVHWREFLGSLNQRGLHGVKLIVSDAHEGLKAARQNMLAGTPWQRCQFHLMQNAMQYVPKVHLRKQVSEELRNIFNARDLDDALNELKRFVSTHEKTAPKLASWAEENIPEGLTVFTIPAGHRKRMRTTNMLERQNKELKRRTRVAGLFPNEESLLRLVTAVLVELSDDWETGMRYLTI; encoded by the coding sequence ATGGCCCACCAACAACAATCTAACAACATTCTCGACGCTGTCCAGCTCCTGGCCGATCATGGATTCGATGAAATGTCGCAAGCACTCCAGATCCTGTTCAACGAAGCGATGAAGCTGGAACGTTCCGAATACCTCGGTGCCGAACCGTATCAACGCAGCGTAACGCGCCGTTCTTATGCCAACGGGTTTCAAGCCGAAATCAATTCCAAAGTCGCCTCGGAAAGCTGGAACTGCAGGTGCCCCAGACACGCGACGGCGACTTTTATCCCTCTGCACTGGAGCGCGGCGAACGGAGTTGAACGCGCACTGAAGCTGGCAATCGCTGAAATGTATGTTCAAGGCGTCTCTACCCGTAAGGTCGCCAAAATCACCACCGAACTCTGTGGCTTTGATGTCACCAGTACACAGGTCAGTCGGGCAGCGAAACTGCTCGACGAAGAGCTGGAAACGTGGCGTAATCGACCGCTGGGGCAGGTGGAATACCTGATCCTCGACGCCCGCTATGAAAAAGTTCGCGTGGAGGGCAGCGTGCGGGACTGTGCCGTGCTGATTGCGATCGGCGTCCTGGCCAGCGGTCACCGGAGCGTGCTCGGAGTGTCTGTGTCGCTCTCCGAAGCCGAAGTCCATTGGCGTGAATTCCTGGGTTCACTCAACCAGCGCGGCCTGCATGGCGTGAAGCTGATCGTCAGTGATGCACACGAAGGCCTGAAAGCGGCACGACAGAACATGCTTGCTGGAACGCCCTGGCAGCGTTGCCAGTTCCATTTGATGCAAAACGCGATGCAATACGTTCCCAAGGTTCATTTGCGCAAACAGGTGAGCGAAGAATTACGCAATATCTTTAATGCCAGAGACCTGGATGATGCGCTGAATGAACTGAAACGGTTCGTTTCCACTCATGAAAAAACAGCTCCGAAACTGGCGAGTTGGGCGGAAGAAAACATCCCGGAAGGACTGACCGTATTCACCATCCCTGCCGGTCATCGCAAGCGGATGCGAACCACAAACATGCTGGAACGGCAGAATAAGGAATTAAAACGGCGTACCCGCGTAGCGGGACTGTTTCCCAATGAGGAGTCGTTGCTGAGGCTGGTGACCGCGGTCCTGGTGGAACTCAGCGACGACTGGGAAACCGGCATGAGATACCTGACAATTTAA